The region GCACAAGTCGACATGCAAATTCTGCTTAAAACTGACGGTCTGCCAACGTACCACTTGGCAAACGTGGTTGATGACCATTTAATGCAAATCACGCATGTGATTCGTGGTGAAGAGTGGATTCCTTCTGCGCCTAAACATCAGTTGCTTTACAAATATTTTGGTTGGGACATGCCAGTCCTGTGCCACATGCCACTACTGCGTAACCCGGACAAATCAAAACTGTCTAAACGTAAAAACCCAACATCAATTAACTACTATAAAGACATCGGTGTATTGCCAGAGGCCTTATTGAACTACTTGGGTCGTATGGGCTGGTCAATGCCAGACGAGCGTGAAAAATTCACGCTGGCGGAGATGATCGAACACTTTGACATTAACCGTGTTTCTCTTGGTGGTCCGATCTTTGATGTGGAGAAATTAAACTGGTTGAATGGTCAGTGGATCAAAGCACTTTCTCCAGCCGAGCTTCTAGATACTTTACTGGCATGGAAAGCTGATCGTGCCAAGCTAGAAGAAATCGCTGCTGCGATTCAACCGCGTATCAACCTATTATCAGAAGCGGTGAACTGGTCTGCACATTATTTCAACCACTTCCCGACTCTGACCAAAGAACAGTTTGAAAGCAAAAAGCTGACCGAAGAACAGGTGCGTCAAAGCCTGCAATTTGCGATCTGGCGTCTGGAAAGCCTGTTTAGCTGGAATAATGATACTGTCAGCCAAACCTTGATGGATCTTGCCAACCAGATGGGTATCAAGCTGCGTGACTTTATGCCTGCGTTCTTTATTGCCATTGCTGGTTCTACTGCATCGACGCCTGTGATGCAAACTATGGTCACTATTGGACCGGACCTGACCTTTGCCCGTCTGCGTCATGCCCTGGAAATTGTCGGTGGTCCAAGCAAAAAAGAACTAAAAGTCTGGGAAAAACTCAATGAAAGCCTGAAATTGCCGAAAAATGATGCAGTTGATGAAGCTTAATTGAATTTTTAGTTGACGTGTGAACGTTATATCCATAATATAGCGCTCACACAGACTGGGGTCATA is a window of Acinetobacter sp. ASP199 DNA encoding:
- the gltX gene encoding glutamate--tRNA ligase gives rise to the protein MTVRTRIAPSPTGFPHVGTAYIALFNLCFAKQHGGEFILRIEDTDQLRSTPESEKMILDSLRWLGLNWSEGPDIGGPHAPYRQSERMSIYKKYAEELVDKGHAFYCFATAQELDEMRAEQQARGESPRYDGRGLKLSKEEVARRLAAGEPHVIRMKVPTEGVCTFNDMLRGEVEIPWAQVDMQILLKTDGLPTYHLANVVDDHLMQITHVIRGEEWIPSAPKHQLLYKYFGWDMPVLCHMPLLRNPDKSKLSKRKNPTSINYYKDIGVLPEALLNYLGRMGWSMPDEREKFTLAEMIEHFDINRVSLGGPIFDVEKLNWLNGQWIKALSPAELLDTLLAWKADRAKLEEIAAAIQPRINLLSEAVNWSAHYFNHFPTLTKEQFESKKLTEEQVRQSLQFAIWRLESLFSWNNDTVSQTLMDLANQMGIKLRDFMPAFFIAIAGSTASTPVMQTMVTIGPDLTFARLRHALEIVGGPSKKELKVWEKLNESLKLPKNDAVDEA